The Sulfolobus acidocaldarius DSM 639 genome has a window encoding:
- a CDS encoding long-chain fatty acid--CoA ligase: protein MKEDRPWFKYWPPKLPKTLDYPKAPLFNILEVSANRYPDKDAIIYYGTRIKYEKLLSNTLKFSSFLYNELGIKKGDRVAIFMPNSVQWIIAYFGILRANAVVVPINPLIAEDELNYILKDSGSVAVVTLSSQLPKVMKAIQGTEVRNVISGMFRDYLSSSPEIKVHPLMLKEPEIQGDVIKWKESISSNKPLPEVSVTSEDIALIPYTSGTTGFPKGCIHTHSTIWPTVIGSAFWNMVTPSAIGLASLPLFHVTGFVHSLNTPMYVGGTIVLMSIWDREAALDAIEKYKVTHWTNISTMVVDLLSTPGIEKRDLSSLVMVGGGGAAMPEAVAKKLRELTGLDYVEGYGLTETMSQTHVNPPHRPKLQCLGIPHFGVDALVVDASTGEVLPPNKEGEIVVKCPSLFKGYWRKEEETRKSFITINGTEYFRTGDLGYMDDEGYFFIVDRVKRMINRAGFKVWPTKVENKLYQHPAILEACVVSTPDPRVGEEVKAYVVLRPEFRGKVTEEDIIKWSKEHMSAYEYPRVVEFVDSLPKSGSGKILWRVLQDKEKNKSH, encoded by the coding sequence ATGAAAGAAGATAGACCTTGGTTTAAATATTGGCCTCCCAAACTACCAAAGACTTTGGATTACCCTAAGGCTCCTCTGTTCAATATATTGGAGGTCTCAGCTAACAGATACCCTGATAAGGATGCAATAATTTACTATGGGACAAGGATAAAGTATGAAAAATTATTGAGTAATACACTGAAATTTTCCTCCTTCTTGTATAATGAGCTTGGCATAAAGAAGGGAGATAGAGTGGCAATATTTATGCCTAACTCTGTTCAGTGGATAATAGCTTACTTTGGAATACTCAGGGCTAATGCTGTAGTAGTTCCAATAAATCCATTGATAGCTGAAGACGAGCTCAACTATATCCTTAAGGATTCGGGTTCAGTGGCTGTCGTGACTCTCTCATCTCAGTTGCCTAAAGTTATGAAGGCTATCCAAGGAACTGAAGTGAGGAACGTTATTTCCGGAATGTTCAGAGATTATCTATCCTCCTCCCCGGAAATTAAGGTTCATCCCCTAATGCTAAAGGAACCTGAGATTCAAGGTGATGTAATAAAGTGGAAGGAGTCAATAAGTAGTAATAAACCATTACCAGAAGTAAGTGTAACTAGCGAGGACATAGCCCTTATCCCCTATACCTCTGGCACAACAGGGTTTCCTAAGGGATGTATTCACACCCACTCCACAATATGGCCAACAGTTATTGGCTCAGCTTTCTGGAACATGGTTACACCCTCTGCAATTGGTCTAGCATCATTGCCTCTTTTCCATGTTACGGGGTTTGTCCACAGTCTCAATACTCCAATGTACGTGGGGGGAACTATAGTTTTAATGTCCATATGGGACAGGGAAGCTGCCCTTGATGCCATAGAGAAATATAAGGTAACCCATTGGACTAACATATCCACTATGGTAGTAGATCTACTTTCAACCCCCGGAATTGAGAAGAGGGATCTAAGTTCATTGGTAATGGTAGGAGGAGGTGGAGCTGCTATGCCTGAGGCTGTTGCCAAGAAATTAAGGGAACTAACTGGACTCGATTATGTAGAGGGTTATGGATTGACAGAGACTATGTCTCAAACACATGTGAATCCACCACATAGACCAAAACTTCAATGTCTAGGAATTCCCCACTTCGGTGTAGATGCCCTAGTTGTGGATGCCTCAACTGGAGAAGTCCTTCCACCAAATAAGGAAGGAGAAATTGTGGTCAAATGTCCTAGTCTCTTTAAAGGTTATTGGAGAAAAGAAGAAGAGACTAGAAAATCCTTTATCACAATAAATGGTACTGAATATTTTAGAACTGGAGACCTAGGCTACATGGACGACGAGGGTTATTTCTTTATTGTTGATAGAGTGAAAAGAATGATAAATAGAGCAGGTTTTAAGGTGTGGCCTACAAAGGTAGAGAACAAATTATACCAACACCCAGCCATATTGGAGGCATGCGTAGTTTCGACACCTGACCCTAGAGTAGGTGAGGAAGTAAAGGCTTATGTAGTGTTGAGACCTGAGTTTAGAGGTAAAGTTACCGAGGAGGATATTATAAAGTGGAGTAAGGAGCACATGAGTGCTTATGAGTACCCTAGAGTTGTAGAGTTTGTGGACTCACTGCCTAAAAGCGGTTCTGGAAAAATATTATGGAGGGTCCTGCAGGATAAGGAGAAGAATAAGTCCCATTGA
- a CDS encoding phenylacetate--CoA ligase yields MNADSLHEYERIHKELVEEGFIRRDFPPNPSIKLWNERVMKMPRDELDKLKTVRLKRLVKWAWENVEFYKRFWKNRGFYPEYIKDWRDIVKIPVLRKEDIRTDLQTHPPFGTIFHPDLAKRIRFVGATSGSTGMPTFQGWGKLELDYFQEAQARYLWSFAGVRPGITYANYLNMSGFYSWGPPVVETAMWRCGATTIAGGGETFFSWKQRHLLIFKLWKIDVFATTPWLHRLIGEMAIEEGWETPFKVLLLHGGAAAENTKKRLFKVHPNAEMAINVWGTTDGHMAVELPNSRGELVIWEDMEIFDVIDPKTNEPVSEGERGELIATLLNHFTMPLIRYSLGDYVKNEFITEPDPIFGITHARFVEPIPGRVEWMFRVKGKLLLPIYIEDAINEIPDTTGMFNIMVYAEEMEKLRIKIESKRDRVDEAYDKSAKALLANKIGLDENDVEIEWIRPGEAVWTGYKLQVFVDQRKKR; encoded by the coding sequence ATGAACGCAGATAGTTTACATGAATATGAACGAATCCACAAAGAACTTGTAGAAGAAGGATTCATAAGAAGAGATTTTCCCCCAAATCCCTCCATCAAACTATGGAATGAAAGAGTAATGAAGATGCCTAGAGACGAGTTAGATAAGTTAAAGACAGTAAGGCTAAAGAGACTGGTTAAATGGGCATGGGAGAATGTCGAATTTTACAAGAGGTTTTGGAAGAACAGGGGATTCTATCCTGAGTACATCAAGGACTGGAGAGATATTGTGAAAATTCCTGTACTTAGGAAGGAGGATATAAGAACTGACTTACAGACACACCCACCTTTCGGAACCATATTTCATCCAGACTTAGCCAAAAGGATAAGGTTTGTTGGTGCAACTTCAGGTTCCACAGGAATGCCCACATTTCAAGGATGGGGGAAACTGGAATTAGACTATTTTCAGGAAGCTCAGGCTAGGTATCTATGGAGTTTCGCTGGAGTAAGACCAGGTATAACATACGCCAACTACTTAAACATGAGCGGGTTTTACAGTTGGGGTCCTCCGGTAGTTGAGACGGCGATGTGGAGATGTGGAGCTACTACAATTGCTGGGGGAGGAGAGACGTTTTTCTCCTGGAAGCAGAGACATCTGTTAATATTCAAACTGTGGAAGATAGACGTCTTTGCAACTACACCTTGGTTACACAGACTAATAGGAGAAATGGCAATAGAGGAAGGATGGGAAACTCCCTTCAAGGTTCTGTTATTACATGGGGGTGCAGCTGCTGAAAATACGAAGAAGAGACTGTTTAAGGTACATCCTAATGCTGAGATGGCAATAAACGTCTGGGGAACTACAGATGGACATATGGCTGTAGAATTACCCAACTCAAGAGGAGAGCTTGTGATATGGGAGGATATGGAGATCTTTGATGTAATAGACCCAAAGACCAATGAACCAGTCTCTGAGGGCGAGAGGGGTGAATTAATAGCAACTTTACTTAATCACTTTACCATGCCACTGATTAGGTACAGTTTAGGTGATTACGTTAAAAATGAGTTTATAACTGAACCAGACCCTATCTTCGGTATAACTCATGCCAGATTTGTAGAGCCTATACCAGGGAGAGTCGAGTGGATGTTCAGAGTAAAGGGAAAATTGCTGTTGCCAATATATATTGAAGACGCAATAAATGAAATACCTGATACGACTGGAATGTTCAACATAATGGTTTATGCGGAGGAGATGGAGAAGCTGAGGATAAAGATAGAGAGTAAGAGAGACAGAGTAGATGAGGCTTACGATAAGTCAGCTAAAGCTTTGCTAGCCAATAAGATAGGATTAGACGAAAATGACGTTGAGATAGAATGGATTAGACCAGGAGAAGCTGTCTGGACTGGTTATAAATTACAGGTCTTTGTGGATCAAAGAAAGAAGAGGTAG
- a CDS encoding fumarylacetoacetate hydrolase family protein gives MKLVSYLSQGRVRSGVIVDDKYIADLNNSCYEFYLERGEDEIFVERFCNALVPSDMLGVIQAGERAMELISNLIGWVRNREELLLKIDEVKLKAPLQRANTVRDFLAFRGHVEASYKRRGQQIPEEWFKIPIYYKGDPAAFYGHMENVPWPSYSNALDFELEIGAIVYRKGVNIEKRKARDYILGYTIFNDFSARDIQMREMTCLLGPAKGKDFANGLGPWIVTKDEVGEIKGLRAYASVDGEKWCDTKAEDMQWSFEDMISYVSQDEYIRPGDIFGSGTISGCCGLDNGRLLRPGSLVELYIEKIGILVNRVVK, from the coding sequence ATGAAACTCGTTAGTTATTTGAGTCAAGGTAGGGTAAGGAGCGGTGTAATTGTTGACGATAAATACATTGCCGATCTCAATAATTCATGCTATGAGTTCTACTTAGAAAGAGGAGAAGATGAAATTTTTGTAGAGAGATTCTGCAATGCGTTAGTCCCATCTGATATGTTGGGTGTAATTCAAGCTGGAGAAAGGGCAATGGAATTGATTAGTAACTTGATCGGCTGGGTTAGGAATAGAGAGGAGCTCCTGTTAAAGATCGATGAAGTTAAACTTAAGGCACCATTACAAAGGGCTAATACGGTTAGAGATTTCTTAGCTTTTAGGGGTCATGTTGAGGCAAGTTATAAGAGGAGAGGGCAACAAATTCCTGAAGAGTGGTTCAAGATTCCAATATATTATAAAGGCGATCCTGCTGCATTTTATGGTCATATGGAGAATGTGCCTTGGCCCTCTTACTCAAATGCACTGGATTTTGAGCTAGAGATTGGAGCTATAGTCTACAGGAAAGGAGTAAATATAGAGAAGAGGAAGGCAAGAGACTATATTTTAGGTTATACTATCTTTAATGACTTCAGTGCTAGAGATATTCAGATGAGGGAAATGACCTGTTTGTTAGGTCCTGCAAAGGGGAAGGATTTTGCAAACGGTCTGGGACCATGGATCGTGACTAAAGATGAAGTGGGCGAGATTAAGGGGCTTAGGGCATATGCTAGTGTGGATGGGGAGAAGTGGTGTGATACTAAGGCTGAGGATATGCAATGGAGCTTTGAGGACATGATTTCATACGTATCTCAAGACGAGTACATTAGACCAGGAGATATATTTGGGTCTGGGACTATATCTGGTTGTTGTGGGCTTGACAATGGAAGACTGTTGAGACCAGGAAGTTTAGTCGAACTTTATATAGAAAAAATAGGAATATTAGTTAACAGAGTAGTTAAGTGA
- the asd gene encoding aspartate-semialdehyde dehydrogenase: MRRVYKAAILGSTGLVGIEYVRMLANHPYIKPTYLAGRGSVGKPYGEVVRWQTIGQIPKEIANQEIRPTDPKQMDDVDLVFSPLPAGSAAQVEDEFAKLGFKVISNSPDHRLEPDIPLIIPEVNPHSLNLIEEQKKRRDWEGFIVTTPLCTAQGVLIPLVPIYQNFRVQSVFITTMQALSGAGYPGVASLDVIDNILPLGNEYDAKMVKEMTKVLNSTKRNVSDESNINISTTTHRVPTIHGHYAVVYVTFKENVDLGKIRESLVNFSGEPQALKLPTAPEKVIVLTEQDNRPQVYFDRWLGDPPGMSVIVGRLTQVDNNAIRFVSLIHNSVRGAAGGGILTAELLINRKYI; the protein is encoded by the coding sequence ATGAGAAGAGTATACAAGGCGGCAATACTAGGGTCCACAGGATTAGTAGGAATAGAATATGTAAGAATGTTAGCAAACCATCCTTACATAAAGCCCACTTACCTTGCTGGAAGAGGCTCTGTGGGGAAACCATATGGTGAAGTTGTAAGATGGCAAACCATAGGGCAAATACCAAAAGAGATAGCAAATCAAGAGATAAGACCAACAGATCCAAAACAAATGGATGACGTAGATCTAGTGTTCTCTCCATTACCTGCTGGATCTGCAGCGCAGGTAGAGGACGAATTTGCAAAATTAGGTTTCAAGGTCATAAGTAACTCTCCAGATCACAGATTAGAACCTGACATACCATTAATTATACCTGAGGTTAACCCCCATTCCTTAAACCTTATCGAAGAGCAAAAGAAGAGAAGGGATTGGGAGGGTTTCATAGTCACTACCCCATTATGTACAGCCCAGGGGGTACTAATTCCCTTAGTTCCTATTTACCAGAACTTCAGAGTTCAAAGTGTATTCATAACCACCATGCAAGCCCTATCCGGTGCAGGTTATCCAGGGGTAGCTTCCTTAGACGTGATTGACAACATATTGCCCTTAGGCAACGAATATGATGCCAAAATGGTCAAAGAGATGACAAAAGTGTTGAATTCCACGAAGAGAAATGTTTCAGACGAATCCAACATTAATATCTCCACTACAACTCATAGAGTCCCAACGATTCACGGACATTATGCAGTCGTCTATGTAACATTTAAGGAAAATGTAGACTTAGGAAAAATCAGAGAGTCCTTAGTTAATTTTTCTGGTGAACCACAAGCCTTAAAATTGCCCACTGCGCCTGAAAAGGTCATAGTACTAACTGAACAAGATAACAGACCACAAGTGTATTTTGACAGATGGTTAGGAGATCCTCCTGGGATGTCTGTAATAGTTGGAAGATTAACTCAGGTAGATAATAACGCCATAAGATTCGTGTCCTTAATACACAATAGTGTCAGGGGAGCAGCAGGCGGAGGTATACTAACGGCTGAACTACTTATAAATCGTAAATATATCTAG
- a CDS encoding MBL fold metallo-hydrolase — protein MMIEYKLERVSDNAYAFIQGNGDWFLSNTGFIVGKDFVVVIDSLTSEKPTKVFKEEMRKIIGDKPVKYLINTHEHGDHIWTNHLFNATTISHKNCRRTTIEGMKSGVNPYEHIFKEVDFTGWKYTPQDVTVESEMSLWVDKDKEIKIIHPGFAHTRSDLFIYFPDEKVVFTGDLLFSPPCTPFALMGYLQGYIKTLEDLASLDADVYIPGHGGIAYDRKPLYEARDYLIFVRDEARKLMKRGIEDPVVASKEVSLGKYDSWLSKERIVGNMARAYSELKGGLPASPLKDMERIIMEMMKLRQGKTS, from the coding sequence ATTATGATTGAATATAAGTTAGAAAGAGTGAGCGATAATGCTTATGCATTTATACAAGGTAATGGTGACTGGTTTTTGAGTAATACAGGATTTATTGTGGGTAAGGACTTCGTAGTAGTTATTGACTCCTTGACAAGTGAAAAACCGACCAAGGTATTTAAGGAAGAGATGAGGAAAATAATAGGAGATAAACCTGTAAAGTATCTAATAAACACACATGAACACGGAGACCACATCTGGACTAACCATCTGTTTAATGCCACAACAATATCTCATAAAAATTGTAGACGGACCACTATAGAAGGTATGAAAAGTGGAGTAAATCCCTATGAACACATATTTAAGGAAGTAGATTTCACGGGTTGGAAATATACTCCCCAAGACGTAACGGTTGAAAGTGAAATGAGTCTATGGGTAGACAAGGACAAGGAGATCAAGATAATTCATCCTGGATTTGCCCACACAAGAAGCGATCTATTCATCTACTTTCCTGACGAAAAGGTAGTATTCACGGGAGATCTTCTGTTTTCTCCTCCATGTACACCTTTCGCCTTAATGGGCTACTTACAGGGTTACATTAAAACTCTTGAAGATTTGGCTAGTTTAGATGCTGACGTTTACATACCTGGACATGGAGGAATAGCGTATGACAGGAAACCCCTTTACGAGGCTAGAGATTACCTAATATTTGTGAGAGATGAGGCTAGAAAACTCATGAAACGAGGTATTGAGGATCCAGTAGTAGCGTCAAAGGAGGTTAGCCTTGGGAAATATGACTCTTGGCTGTCAAAAGAGAGGATAGTCGGAAATATGGCTAGAGCCTATAGTGAGCTAAAGGGTGGATTACCGGCATCCCCACTCAAGGACATGGAGAGGATAATCATGGAGATGATGAAGCTTAGACAGGGTAAAACCTCTTGA
- a CDS encoding sulfite exporter TauE/SafE family protein → MVANLDALFLGIVFLIASIPVGGIGYGFSAVSTPILLIDYSPKQISPILNFIELFQNSSNVIINSGKYTLKREIILFVVFASPGLAIGSILGSYLLKTLGGTSPQLKILIYVILIPLILLQAYGFRRSFTLKSWKYLGSIITLLIGCLYGVTTISGPPLALIVNNQGLSKEEYRFAISLLRVVESYTTFTSYLTLGIFSPAVIYYSILTSPAIIGGMAIGYFLSSRVRVKEDFRRVAMSFDAYVTGFGLSNNLVGILSNSLVVCYIPFFVTVLIDLILLRRYVKVQRPKYKTQNS, encoded by the coding sequence ATGGTGGCAAATTTAGACGCTTTATTTCTCGGAATAGTATTCTTGATTGCTTCTATACCTGTTGGAGGTATAGGATATGGGTTCTCTGCGGTATCCACGCCAATTCTCTTGATCGATTACTCACCTAAACAAATTTCCCCTATACTTAACTTTATCGAGCTCTTTCAGAATTCTTCAAATGTTATAATAAACTCTGGGAAATATACACTTAAGAGAGAAATAATACTTTTTGTAGTGTTCGCAAGTCCTGGTCTGGCTATAGGATCGATTCTGGGTTCCTATTTACTTAAAACCTTAGGAGGAACAAGTCCTCAGCTAAAAATATTAATATACGTAATCTTAATTCCCTTAATTTTACTACAGGCTTATGGTTTTAGAAGGTCTTTTACATTAAAATCGTGGAAATATTTAGGCTCCATCATCACACTACTGATCGGATGCCTCTATGGAGTAACCACAATAAGTGGTCCACCTTTGGCATTAATAGTTAACAATCAGGGTTTAAGTAAGGAAGAATATAGATTTGCTATCTCGTTACTTAGAGTGGTAGAGAGTTATACAACGTTCACCTCATATCTTACCTTAGGAATATTCTCTCCAGCAGTGATTTATTATTCCATCCTGACTTCTCCAGCAATCATAGGAGGGATGGCTATTGGATACTTTCTGAGCTCAAGAGTCAGAGTAAAGGAGGACTTCAGGAGAGTGGCTATGAGTTTTGACGCGTATGTAACGGGCTTTGGTCTATCTAATAACTTAGTTGGAATACTCTCTAACAGTCTCGTTGTATGCTATATACCTTTCTTCGTAACGGTTTTGATAGACTTAATATTATTACGCAGGTATGTGAAAGTTCAAAGACCTAAGTACAAAACTCAGAATTCATAA